A single Paenibacillus sp. FSL R5-0517 DNA region contains:
- a CDS encoding extracellular matrix/biofilm biosynthesis regulator RemA family protein, with product MYIHLGGEKIIRSSELVAIFDISIEKSSKISKQYVTHAEQEKTVEHIGEEEAKSIVVTKNIVYYSPISSATLKKRAHIFPDL from the coding sequence ATGTACATTCATCTGGGCGGTGAGAAGATCATCCGTTCTTCCGAATTGGTCGCTATTTTTGATATATCAATTGAAAAATCCTCAAAGATCTCCAAGCAATATGTCACGCATGCCGAGCAGGAAAAAACCGTGGAACACATCGGTGAGGAGGAAGCCAAGTCCATTGTGGTGACCAAAAACATTGTGTACTACTCGCCAATTTCCTCAGCCACGCTGAAAAAGAGGGCTCACATTTTTCCTGATCTCTAG